One genomic segment of Candidatus Saccharimonas sp. includes these proteins:
- a CDS encoding ABC transporter permease gives MYNLGTVLRFEIFRALKKPTFWIAIFAIPVIYGVMFMFGAISGSQAKENQEKLAKESFSFQVQDESGLISKELVLQLKGSFSNDKQKAIEAVKNGKISAFYFIPKDLTSEKVEIYGKNTNINENGKYSAVLKTILKNSGVQATNKNQLALINETYKTEQTFFKNGEKYNQFPEMIVPGIFLAIFYFITVFLSNRMLTSTTEEKENRVTEMILTSISAKTLILGKIISIMVLGLVQILTIILPIVIGLIIISSIGTLAKDLNLPDFMPIISAIKWDFGTIAISAVILIAGFMMTTGFIVALGSAMPTAQEASNYFAAIIMPLMMPLFVLPSFLSSEPSALTVFLSYFPLTSPISLLLRNMLGTLSLAEALIGISLLVIFAIFAVWLAVRIFRFGTISYGSKVNLKSIFSKKKIA, from the coding sequence ATGTATAATCTAGGAACAGTTTTAAGGTTCGAAATCTTCCGTGCACTGAAAAAGCCAACTTTTTGGATTGCAATTTTTGCAATTCCTGTAATTTATGGTGTAATGTTTATGTTTGGCGCAATTTCAGGCTCACAAGCAAAGGAGAATCAAGAAAAATTAGCAAAAGAGAGTTTTTCTTTCCAGGTTCAAGATGAAAGTGGCTTAATTTCTAAAGAGCTTGTTTTACAATTAAAAGGCAGTTTTTCGAATGATAAGCAAAAAGCGATCGAAGCCGTAAAAAATGGAAAAATTAGTGCATTTTATTTTATACCAAAAGATTTAACCAGTGAAAAGGTTGAAATTTATGGAAAAAATACTAATATCAATGAAAACGGCAAATATTCAGCGGTTTTAAAAACTATTTTGAAGAATTCTGGCGTCCAAGCTACGAATAAAAATCAGTTAGCGTTGATTAATGAAACTTATAAAACTGAGCAAACATTTTTCAAAAATGGTGAAAAGTATAACCAATTCCCAGAAATGATTGTACCGGGAATTTTCTTAGCAATATTCTATTTTATTACTGTTTTTCTTTCAAACCGAATGCTTACGAGCACAACTGAAGAAAAAGAAAACCGCGTTACAGAGATGATTTTAACCAGCATTTCAGCTAAAACTTTAATTTTGGGAAAAATTATTTCAATTATGGTTTTAGGACTCGTTCAAATTTTAACAATAATTCTACCAATTGTCATTGGGCTTATAATAATTTCAAGTATTGGAACGCTTGCAAAAGATTTAAATTTACCAGATTTTATGCCAATTATCTCGGCTATTAAATGGGATTTTGGTACAATTGCAATTTCTGCTGTAATTTTAATTGCTGGATTTATGATGACAACAGGGTTTATTGTTGCGCTTGGTTCGGCGATGCCAACTGCACAAGAGGCTTCAAATTATTTTGCAGCAATTATTATGCCACTAATGATGCCCCTTTTCGTGCTTCCTTCATTCCTTTCGAGTGAGCCAAGCGCTTTAACTGTCTTCTTAAGCTATTTCCCGCTGACTTCACCAATTTCTTTGCTTCTTCGAAATATGCTGGGAACTTTGAGCTTAGCAGAAGCCCTTATTGGAATTTCGCTTCTTGTCATTTTTGCGATTTTTGCCGTGTGGCTTGCTGTGCGAATTTTCCGCTTTGGAACAATCTCTTATGGTTCAAAAGTAAATCTTAAAAGTATTTTTTCAAAAAAGAAAATTGCTTAA
- a CDS encoding ATP-binding cassette domain-containing protein has protein sequence MTDKDIISIKNFKLSFGNKEIIRGLSFNVKKGEIFGFLGSNGSGKTTTIRALLGIYQADSGELLINGEEFSPERVGAIGYLPEERGLYKKEKVIDVMQYFGRLKGLSKKEAQEFSKKYLKRVGLEDKANLNIDKLSGGQQQKIQLGITIMGKPEILILDEPTKGFDPVNRQLLMDIIEEENARGATIMMVTHQMEEVEKICNRALLLKNGKMEAYGTVDEIRNKFGEQRIILEFVGELPKSDKFEIIKKEANYAELSLKADSQEILKELVSKNLQIINFKVQKSTLNEIFLNIYGEENEVENEVKNV, from the coding sequence ATGACAGATAAAGATATAATTTCAATAAAGAACTTTAAGCTGTCGTTTGGTAATAAAGAAATTATTCGCGGACTAAGTTTTAATGTTAAAAAGGGCGAAATTTTTGGTTTTTTAGGATCAAACGGAAGCGGAAAAACAACAACAATTCGAGCTTTGCTAGGAATTTATCAGGCAGATTCGGGCGAACTTTTAATTAATGGTGAAGAATTTTCTCCCGAAAGAGTTGGCGCAATTGGATATTTACCAGAGGAGCGCGGTCTTTATAAAAAAGAAAAAGTTATTGATGTGATGCAATATTTTGGGCGACTTAAAGGTCTTTCAAAAAAAGAAGCTCAAGAGTTCTCAAAAAAATATTTGAAGCGTGTTGGCTTGGAAGATAAGGCGAACTTAAATATCGATAAGCTTTCAGGTGGCCAGCAGCAAAAAATCCAGTTAGGAATTACCATTATGGGTAAACCCGAAATACTTATTTTGGACGAGCCAACAAAAGGTTTCGATCCTGTTAATCGCCAACTTCTTATGGATATTATCGAGGAAGAAAATGCTCGTGGCGCCACAATTATGATGGTAACTCACCAAATGGAAGAAGTTGAGAAAATTTGTAACCGTGCATTACTTTTAAAAAATGGTAAAATGGAAGCTTATGGAACGGTTGATGAAATTCGAAATAAATTTGGCGAACAACGAATTATTCTTGAATTTGTGGGAGAGTTGCCAAAGAGCGATAAATTTGAGATTATAAAAAAAGAAGCAAACTATGCCGAACTCTCATTAAAAGCCGATTCACAAGAAATTCTGAAAGAATTGGTTTCGAAAAATCTGCAAATTATAAACTTTAAGGTTCAAAAATCAACTTTAAATGAGATTTTTTTGAATATTTATGGCGAAGAAAACGAAGTGGAAAATGAGGTAAAAAATGTATAA
- the rplO gene encoding 50S ribosomal protein L15, whose product MKYNELQVSANKDKIRVGRGISAGRGKTAGRGTKGQGARTGKKLRATFQGGQNPLVQATPKARGFKSLRKPAQVVYLDHLNDLAGEVDNFRLFEEGYISTPFHKVKVISRGELNEKVTLKVQAASKSAIEAIEKAGGKFEKVATPLKKSAKEEK is encoded by the coding sequence ATGAAATACAATGAACTCCAAGTTTCTGCAAATAAAGATAAAATTCGTGTTGGTCGCGGTATCTCAGCCGGTCGTGGTAAAACTGCTGGTCGTGGTACTAAAGGTCAAGGAGCTCGAACAGGAAAGAAACTTCGTGCAACTTTCCAAGGTGGTCAAAATCCACTTGTTCAAGCGACTCCAAAAGCTCGAGGATTCAAATCTTTGCGAAAACCAGCTCAAGTTGTGTATCTTGACCACTTGAACGATTTGGCTGGTGAAGTTGATAACTTCCGACTTTTTGAAGAAGGTTACATTTCAACACCTTTCCATAAAGTTAAGGTTATCTCACGAGGTGAATTGAACGAAAAAGTTACTTTAAAAGTTCAAGCTGCTTCGAAATCTGCCATTGAAGCTATCGAAAAGGCTGGCGGAAAATTCGAAAAAGTTGCAACACCTTTGAAGAAATCTGCAAAAGAAGAAAAATAA
- the rpsE gene encoding 30S ribosomal protein S5, whose amino-acid sequence MAEAQKTQAPRRNNDRNNGRNGRKNDRRNTNRRQEREEKQFEELVINIDRVSRVVKGGRRFRFKALVVVGDRKNKVGVGVAKGQDVTAAIAKATNVAKKNMIEIALEGDTIPHEAEKKVTGAHVLLKPAAPGTGIIAGGVVRQIIGVTGIRNMLSKSLGSTNKVNIAYATIDALKSLVPKEQWLNAPKAKKETK is encoded by the coding sequence ATGGCTGAAGCTCAAAAAACTCAGGCTCCACGCCGAAATAACGACCGAAACAACGGTCGAAATGGTCGAAAAAATGACCGCCGAAATACTAATCGACGCCAAGAACGCGAAGAAAAACAATTCGAAGAATTAGTAATTAACATTGACCGCGTTTCTCGTGTCGTTAAAGGTGGACGACGCTTCCGCTTTAAAGCCCTTGTTGTTGTAGGTGACCGCAAAAACAAAGTTGGCGTTGGTGTAGCTAAAGGTCAAGATGTTACTGCAGCTATCGCTAAAGCAACAAATGTTGCAAAGAAAAATATGATTGAAATCGCGCTTGAAGGCGATACAATTCCACACGAAGCTGAGAAAAAAGTAACTGGTGCTCACGTTCTTTTGAAACCTGCAGCTCCTGGTACTGGTATTATCGCTGGTGGTGTTGTTCGACAAATTATTGGTGTAACAGGAATCCGAAACATGCTTTCGAAATCACTTGGCTCAACAAATAAAGTTAATATTGCTTACGCAACTATAGATGCTTTGAAGAGCCTTGTTCCTAAAGAACAGTGGTTAAATGCACCAAAAGCTAAAAAGGAGACTAAGTAA